Proteins found in one Saccharomyces mikatae IFO 1815 strain IFO1815 genome assembly, chromosome: 5 genomic segment:
- the GDA1 gene encoding guanosine diphosphatase (similar to Saccharomyces cerevisiae GDA1 (YEL042W); ancestral locus Anc_1.485): MAPIFRNYRFAIGAFAVIMLILLIKTSSVGPNSIARTVSPTAEIPKTPDDASISPIDGTPDYIQNPKTEENFPGLADVVESQTGQTCTKEHRYVIMIDAGSTGSRIHVYEFDVCTSPPTLIKEKFEMLEPGLSSFDTDSVSAAKSLNPLLEVAMEFVPSKAKKCTPIAVKATAGLRLLGTAKSSKILSAVRDHLEKKYPFPVVEDDGISIMSGEEEGVFAWITTNYLLGNIGTDGPKLPTAAIFDLGGGSTQIVFEPTYSPNEKMIDGEHKYDLKFGGKNYTLYQFSHLAYGLKEGRNKINSVLVEKALKNGEIKEGDNERTHTLLSPCLPPKTNATNEVVKLSSKKTYTIDFIGPDEPTGTLCRSLTDQILNKDAACQTPPCSFNGIHQPSLVRTFKESNDMYIFSYFYDRTRPLGMPLSFTLKELWDLTSAVCKGKETWKSVFGSIEGSLDALESDPHFCLDLSFQLSLLHTGYDIPLERELKTAKKIAGKEIGWCLGASLPLLESDNWKCKVSLVE; the protein is encoded by the coding sequence ATGGCGCCCATCTTTAGAAACTATCGGTTTGCTATCGGTGCGTTTGCCGTCATCATGCTTATTTTATTGATTAAAACATCTTCCGTAGGTCCAAACTCTATTGCGCGTACGGTTTCACCCACTGCTGAAATTCCAAAGACGCCGGATGATGCCTCTATTTCGCCCATCGATGGAACACCAGATTACAttcaaaatccaaaaacagaagaaaatttcccCGGGCTGGCTGACGTCGTCGAGTCACAAACTGGTCAAACATGTACCAAAGAACACAGGTATGTTATCATGATTGATGCCGGTTCTACTGGTTCCAGAATACATGTATACGAGTTCGACGTTTGTACCTCCCCACCTACATTGATTAAGGAAAAATTCGAGATGTTAGAACCTGGTTTATCTTCATTTGATACTGATTCCGTTAGCGCTGCTAAATCTCTAAACCCACTATTGGAGGTAGCAATGGAGTTTGTTCCTTCTAAGGCAAAAAAATGTACTCCGATTGCTGTGAAGGCTACCGCAGGCCTAAGGCTTTTAGGCACAGCTAAATCTTCGAAAATTTTAAGTGCTGTAAGAGATCATTTGGAGAAGAAGTATCCTTTCCCAGTGGTTGAAGATGACGGTATTTCCATCATGAGcggtgaagaagaaggtgttTTTGCCTGGATTACTACGAACTATCTATTGGGCAACATTGGTACAGATGGTCCTAAATTACCTACTGCTGCCATTTTTGACCTAGGCGGTGGCTCTACACAGATTGTTTTCGAGCCTACCTACTcaccaaatgaaaaaatgatCGATGGTGAGCATAAATATGATTTAAAATTCGGTGGTAAAAACTACACCTTGTATCAATTTTCTCACCTCGCTTATGGTTTGAAGGAAGGTAGAAATAAGATCAACTCTGTTCTTGTAGAGAAAGCATTGAAGAATGgtgaaatcaaagaaggtGATAACGAGAGGACTCATACATTACTATCTCCATGCTTGCCGCCTAAAACTAACGCCACAAATGAAGTAGTTAAACTATCTTCTAAGAAAACTTACACTATTGATTTCATAGGGCCCGATGAACCAACTGGTACACTATGTAGATCTTTGACTGATCAAATTTTGAACAAGGATGCTGCATGCCAAACTCCTCCATGCTCTTTCAACGGTATTCATCAACCTTCATTGGTTCGTACTTTCAAAGAATCGAACGACAtgtacattttttcttacttttaCGACAGAACCCGTCCACTAGGCATGCCGTTGTCTTTCACTTTAAAGGAATTATGGGATCTGACAAGTGCGGTTTGTAAAGGCAAAGAAACTTGGAAAAGTGTCTTTGGCAGCATTGAGGGATCCTTGGATGCATTGGAAAGTGACCCACACTTTTGTCTGGATTTGTCCTTCCAATTATCTCTATTACATACAGGGTATGATATTCCATTAGAAAGAGAACTAAAGActgcaaagaaaattgcCGGTAAAGAAATTGGTTGGTGCCTAGGTGCGTCATTACCGTTATTGGAATCCGATAACTGGAAATGTAAAGTCAGTCTAGTTGAATGA
- the IES6 gene encoding Ies6p (similar to Saccharomyces cerevisiae IES6 (YEL044W); ancestral locus Anc_1.488): protein MSGGRGSNGNSNMYNGNSNSNSNSNDGSDERLLFLRSVGERNEIGFPSRFKSAHYKKPSRRHKSARQLISDENKRLNGLLTKANKAAEGSTTVKRLVPKATYFSVEAPPSIRPAKKYCDVTGLKGLYKSPTNNIRYYNAEIYQLIVKPMAPGVDQEYLKLRGANFVLK, encoded by the coding sequence ATGAGCGGGGGCAGGGGTAGTAATGGTAATAGCAACATGTATAACGGTAATAGTAATAGTAATAGTAATAGCAACGACGGAAGCGACGAACGAttgctttttttgagaaGTGTGGGTGAACGCAACGAGATTGGTTTTCCCTCCAGGTTTAAGTCGGCCCATTATAAGAAGCCAAGTAGAAGACATAAATCGGCCAGGCAGTTGATTTCGGACGAGAACAAGCGGCTCAATGGGTTATTGACCAAGGCCAACAAAGCAGCAGAGGGGTCCACGACTGTCAAGCGACTCGTGCCCAAAGCGACGTATTTCAGCGTGGAGGCGCCACCTTCTATCAGGCCTGCCAAAAAATACTGCGACGTGACCGGGCTGAAGGGTCTGTATAAGTCCCCCACGAACAACATTAGGTACTACAACGCGGAGATCTACCAGTTGATCGTGAAACCGATGGCTCCCGGCGTGGATCAGGAGTACTTGAAGTTGAGAGGTGCGAACTTTGTTTTAAAATAG
- the GLY1 gene encoding threonine aldolase GLY1 (similar to Saccharomyces cerevisiae GLY1 (YEL046C); ancestral locus Anc_1.489) has translation MTEFELPPEYTTAANDLRSDTFTTPTAEMVQAALEASIGDAVYGEDVDTVRLEQTVARMAAKEAGLFCVSGTLSNQIAIRTHLTQPPYSILCDYRAHVYTHEAAGLAILSQAMVVPVVPSNGDYLTLEDIKSHYVPDDGDIHGAPTRLISLENTLHGIVYPLEELVRIKAWCMENGLKLHCDGARIWNAAAQSGVPLKQYGEIFDSISICLSKSMGAPIGSVLVGNLKFIKKATHFRKQQGGGIRQSGMMARMALVNINNDWKSQLLYSHSLAHDLAQFCEEKGIPLESPADTNFVFINLKAARMDPDVLVKKGLKYNVKLMGGRVSFHYQITKDTLEKVKLAISEAFDYAKEHPFDCNGPTQIYRSESTEVDVDGNAIHEIKTYKY, from the coding sequence ATGACTGAATTCGAACTGCCTCCAGAATACACCACCGCCGCCAACGACTTGCGGTCAGACACGTTTACGACACCAACTGCAGAGATGGTTCAGGCCGCTTTAGAGGCCTCTATCGGTGACGCTGTCTACGGTGAAGATGTTGACACAGTTAGGCTCGAACAGACGGTTGCCCGCATGGCAGCTAAAGAAGCAGGTCTATTTTGCGTCTCTGGTACTTTGTCCAACCAGATTGCCATCAGAACACACTTGACGCAACCTCCATACTCTATTCTATGTGACTACAGGGCGCACGTTTACACGCACGAAGCAGCAGGTCTCGCCATCTTGTCTCAAGCGATGGTGGTTCCTGTGGTTCCCTCCAACGGTGACTACTTGACTTTGGAAGACATCAAGTCACATTACGTTCCAGACGATGGTGATATTCACGGTGCTCCCACCAGATTGATCTCTTTGGAAAACACTTTACATGGTATTGTGTACCCATTGGAAGAACTGGTCCGTATTAAGGCCTGGTGTATGGAGAACGGTCTCAAGTTGCATTGTGATGGTGCCAGAATCTGGAATGCCGCTGCGCAATCTGGTGTTCCACTGAAGCAATACGGAGAGATCTTCGACTCCATCTCCATCTGTCTATCCAAGTCTATGGGTGCTCCAATCGGGTCCGTCTTGGTCGGGAACCTTAAGTTCATTAAGAAGGCCACTCATTTCAGGAAACAACAGGGTGGTGGTATCAGACAATCTGGTATGATGGCTAGAATGGCTCTTGTGAACATCAACAACGACTGGAAGTCTCAACTGCTATACTCGCACTCTTTGGCTCATGACTTGGCTCAGTTCTGTGAGGAAAAGGGCATTCCCCTAGAGTCCCCAGCAGACACCAACTTTGTCTTTATCAACCTAAAGGCCGCCAGAATGGACCCAGATGTCCTTGTCAAGAAAGGTTTAAAGTACAATGTTAAGCTGATGGGTGGTAGAGTTTCCTTCCACTACCAAATCACCAAAGACACTTTGGAAAAAGTTAAGCTGGCCATCTCCGAGGCCTTTGACTACGCGAAGGAGCATCCTTTCGACTGCAACGGACCTACCCAGATTTACCGTAGTGAGTCCACTGAAGTCGATGTGGATGGCAATGCCATCCACGAAATAAAAACTTACAAGTACTGA
- the RML2 gene encoding mitochondrial 54S ribosomal protein uL2m (similar to Saccharomyces cerevisiae RML2 (YEL050C); ancestral locus Anc_5.516), producing MLVLGSLRSVLWCSSSASLIGRRSPCYPYGILYRSLSHSVKLWQENISKDDSSLNLTPRLLKIIPNDTDIVTLEKQDELIKRRRKLSKEVTQMKRLKPVSPGLRWYRSPIYPYLYKGRPVRALTVVRKKHGGRNNSGKITVRHQGGGHRNRTRLVDFNRWEGGSQTVQRIEYDPGRSSHIALLKHHATGKLSYIIACDGLRPGDVVESYRKGIPQNLLDEMGGKVDPAILSVKTTQRGNCLPISMIPIGTIVHNVGITPVGPGKFCRSAGTYARVLAKLPEKKKAVVRLQSGEHRYVSLEAVATIGVVSNIDHQNRSLGKAGRSRWLGIRPTVRGVAMNKCDHPHGGGRGKSKSNKLSMSPWGQLAKGYKTRRGKNQNRMKVKDRPRGKDTRL from the coding sequence ATGTTGGTACTAGGGTCTCTTAGATCGGTGCTGTGGTGCAGTTCCTCTGCATCGCTTATTGGTAGGAGAAGCCCTTGTTATCCCTATGGTATCCTCTACCGAAGCCTATCTCACAGTGTTAAACTGTGGCAAGAAAACATATCTAAAGACGACTCCAGCTTGAACCTTACTCCACGGTTATTGAAGATTATCCCTAATGATACAGATATTGTAACTCTTGAGAAGCAAGATGAATTGATCAAAAGACGCCGTAAACTGTCGAAAGAAGTCACCCAGATGAAGAGGCTTAAACCGGTTTCGCCTGGTTTAAGATGGTACCGTTCCCCTATTTATCCATACTTGTATAAAGGTCGTCCCGTGAGAGCTTTGACTGTTGTCAGAAAGAAGCATGGTGGTAGAAATAATTCAGGGAAAATCACTGTTCGCCATCAAGGTGGTGGCCATAGGAATAGAACAAGATTAGTAGATTTTAACAGATGGGAAGGTGGCTCTCAAACAGTCCAAAGAATTGAATATGATCCAGGTAGATCTTCTCATATTGCCCTATTGAAGCATCACGCTACTGGTAAATTATCTTATATTATTGCTTGTGATGGACTACGTCCAGGTGATGTGGTCGAATCCTACCGAAAAGGCATTCCTCAAAATTTGTTGGATGAAATGGGTGGGAAAGTAGACCCCGCTATCTTGAGTGTTAAAACCACCCAGAGAGGTAACTGTCTGCCAATATCCATGATTCCCATTGGTACCATTGTTCACAACGTAGGTATAACTCCCGTCGGACCTGGCAAATTCTGTCGTTCAGCTGGTACATATGCAAGAGTTCTTGCCAAATTACctgagaaaaagaaagccGTCGTCAGACTACAAAGTGGTGAACATCGTTATGTTTCTTTAGAAGCAGTCGCTACTATTGGTGTGGTTTCAAATATTGATCATCAAAACAGATCTCTTGGTAAGGCTGGCAGATCAAGGTGGTTAGGTATAAGACCTACTGTTAGAGGTGTTGCCATGAACAAATGTGACCATCCTCATGGTGGTGGTCGTGGTAAATCCAAATCCAATAAACTATCAATGTCTCCATGGGGACAACTAGCAAAGGGATACAAGACTAGAAGGGgcaaaaatcaaaatagAATGAAAGTCAAAGACAGACCAAGAGGAAAGGATACAAGATTATAA
- the TCA17 gene encoding Tca17p (similar to Saccharomyces cerevisiae TCA17 (YEL048C); ancestral locus Anc_1.491), whose amino-acid sequence MSLMPCFISLIDASDKPILVYVPNENENEMNNVLKYNVLSNISLDYFESALVEWTSSDSKPLLKSIFQLEGVSVFAMLIKQTGLKMVIGFEQKSMNGGDDETEAIYKIFETVRRIFIRVKCNPLLVKGDDISTVKSLERKFDELFASTEVEL is encoded by the coding sequence ATGAGTTTAATGCCTTGTTTCATATCTTTAATAGATGCATCCGATAAACCTATATTGGTCTATGTCCCTAatgagaatgaaaatgagaTGAATAATGTGCTTAAATATAACGTACTATCTAATATATCCCTGGattattttgaaagtgCTTTAGTTGAATGGACTTCTTCAGATTCTAAACCTTTATTGAAATCGATTTTTCAATTAGAAGGGGTCTCTGTATTTGCTATGTTGATTAAACAGACGGGGCTGAAGATGGTTATCGGATTCGAACAAAAAAGCATGAATGGaggtgatgatgaaacaGAGGCTATTTATAAAATATTCGAAACAGTAAGAAGAATCTTTATACGGGTCAAGTGTAATCCTTTACTAGTCAAAGGTGACGATATTTCCACTGTAAAaagtttggaaagaaaatttgatGAGCTATTTGCTTCCACTGAGGTTGAGTTGTGA
- the FRD1 gene encoding fumarate reductase (similar to Saccharomyces cerevisiae YEL047C and OSM1 (YJR051W); ancestral locus Anc_1.490) has product MSSSPVVVIGTGLAGLATANELVNKYNIPVTILEKASSIGGNSIKASSGINGACTETQRHFHIEDTPRLFEDDTVKSAKGKGVQELMGKLANDSPLAIEWLKTEFDLKLDLLAQLGGHSVARTHRSSGKLPPGFEIVSALSNNLKKLAETKPELVKINLDSKVVDIHKKDGSISAIVYDDKNGERHTLSTSNVVFCSGGFGFSKEMLNEYAPQLVNLPTTNGQQTTGDGQRLLQKLGADLIDMDQIQVHPTGFIDPNDRNSSWKFLAAESLRGLGGILLNPITGRRFVNELTTRDVVTEAIQKHCPQDDNRALLVMSEKMYTDLKNNLDFYMFKKLVQKLSLSQVVSEYKLPITVSQLCQELQTYSSFTSKADPLGRTVVLNEFGADITPETMVFIGEVTPVVHFTMGGARINVKAQVIGKNDEPLLNGLYAAGEVSGGVHGANRLGGSSLLECVVFGRTAAESIANNHK; this is encoded by the coding sequence ATGTCTTCTTCTCCTGTTGTAGTCATTGGAACTGGTTTGGCCGGCTTGGCCACAGCTAATGAATTGGTTAATAAGTATAACATTCCTGTAACTATCCTCGAAAAGGCTTCCTCCATTGGTGGGAACTCCATCAAGGCCTCGAGTGGTATCAACGGTGCTTGTACCGAGACTCAACGTCATTTTCACATCGAAGATACCCCACGTttatttgaagatgataCCGTCAAATCCGCCAAAGGTAAAGGTGTTCAAGAATTAATGGGGAAATTGGCTAACGATTCTCCCTTGGCTATTGAATGGTTGAAGACCGAATTTGATCTAAAATTGGATCTATTGGCTCAACTGGGGGGTCATTCTGTGGCAAGAACTCACAGATCATCAGGAAAGCTGCCTCCAGGTTTCGAGATTGTTTCTGCCTTATCtaacaatttgaaaaaattggcCGAGACTAAACCAGAATTGGTCAAGATCAACTTAGACAGCAAGGTCGTAGACATCCATAAAAAGGATGGCTCCATTTCCGCTATAGTGTATGATGACAAGAATGGTGAAAGACATACACTGAGTACCTCCAATGTCGTATTCTGTTCTGGAGGGTTCGGTTTCTCTAAGGAAATGCTTAATGAATATGCGCCTCAACTGGTAAACTTGCCAACAACAAACGGGCAACAAACCACCGGGGATGGTCAAagacttcttcaaaagttgGGTGCTGACCTAATCGACATGGACCAAATTCAAGTTCATCCAACTGGGTTTATTGATCCTAATGATCGTAACTCGAGCTGGAAATTCTTGGCTGCCGAATCTCTAAGAGGTCTTGGCGGTATCCTACTGAATCCCATCACCGGTAGAAGATTTGTCAATGAACTAACCACAAGGGATGTCGTCACTGAAGCCATCCAGAAGCATTGTCCTCAGGATGATAACAGAGCACTCTTGGTCATGAGCGAGAAGATGTACacagatttgaagaataatcTGGACTTTTACATGTTCAAGAAACTTGTACAGAAATTGTCGTTATCTCAGGTCGTCTCTGAATATAAGTTACCAATTACTGTTTCGCAATTATGTCAGGAGTTACAGACATACTCTTCTTTTACCAGCAAAGCTGATCCATTAGGACGTACTGTTGTTCTTAACGAATTTGGCGCCGATATTACCCCAGAAACCATGGTTTTTATCGGTGAGGTAACACCAGTGGTCCACTTTACCATGGGTGGCGCTAGAATCAACGTCAAGGCTCAAGTCATTGGAAAGAATGACGAACCTCTTTTAAATGGTCTGTATGCGGCTGGTGAGGTTTCTGGTGGCGTTCATGGTGCCAATAGATTGGGTGGTTCAAGTTTATTGGAATGTGTTGTCTTTGGTAGAACGGCCGCTGAATCGATTGCCAATAACCATAAATAA
- the PAU2 gene encoding seripauperin PAU2, whose translation MVKLTSIAAGVAAIAAGASATTTLAQSDERVNLVELGVYVSDIRAHLAQYYLFQAAHPTETYPVEVAEAVFNYGDFTTMLTGIAPDQVTRMITGVPWYSTRLKPAISKALSKDGIYTIAN comes from the coding sequence ATGGTCAAATTAACTTCAATTGCCGCTGGTGTCGCTGCCATTGCTGCCGGTGCCTCCGCCACCACCACTCTAGCTCAATCCGACGAAAGAGTCAACTTGGTTGAGCTGGGTGTCTACGTCTCCGATATCAGAGCTCATTTGGCCCAATATTACCTGTTCCAAGCCGCCCACCCAACTGAAACATACCCAGTCGAAGTTGCTGAAGCTGTCTTCAACTACGGCGATTTCACCACCATGTTGACCGGTATTGCCCCAGACCAAGTGACCAGAATGATCACTGGTGTGCCATGGTACTCCACCAGATTAAAGCCAGCTATCTCTAAGGCTCTATCCAAAGATGGTATTTACACCATTGCTAACTAG
- the GTA1 gene encoding Gta1p (similar to Saccharomyces cerevisiae YEL043W; ancestral locus Anc_1.487), whose product MSASVITTVLACLWLSYRLYKFLTIPVSSIVSTLKIKTPPATKVSIDKIATDSLTIHWENEPVKVEGNGDADRNFISHYLLYLNNTQLAIFPNNPNSLYTCCSITGLEAETQYQVDFITINNKGFINKLPSIYCMTKAREANEALKTRKWRRNTITSSSAIQPSHLKADLASLTSHYSSVSLSTFASNITSSNTNNNGSNIPAYTSLTTLKDLDSFSIDDLKKILICAQEDLHDVLSQQTLLLQDFQESKLELELELDNLKTHWSHEIDLRKSLKSNIKSLENSKLLTDLKIEKLNKKIDKSKEKISKMRNDMQNWTREDTELLSKDTMKEKYFKLLKESNASVANINKKIESSQNEISKIEENNKKLNAARKSLITSIVVNANVDNEKPVVSGELSAVLRKLNDFTLEKNGFLSNSGEEFLSKLNADSSLIKLIKQELNIDQDLEASWKLQRSKLLKRISTLENQFNEMSLDNRTLKTKLMVQPYKNNGDSLAATNSNNSAENNRSSGSIQLPLSNNMSRAGSIDMVSNNNKSVSNSTGETASSLRLHNPVSYSPSNKPIQPSGSLLSQLTQDTDNRSMLSNHISSNNESKQQPSSYSHALPTTAIANATATATAPATNGHSNSNFWNSTQYAQPSHQQESTELDQAFEYDNANHLISGLQNMIYDETDYPDNISNYSKGFTTDELDNYWTKQQPQARNTNENRFSTTGTPMSSYKANPVLSPYSSSHLRQSSNATNTNTMHPQSLLAATLNDPSLQGFVRSGSLYSVPQPANPLQNNITGNETENPSPRIASDFNMMVPNLSPPLSHDVPIVPGNNTALTPSHPNILSMSHQPTAENNTRTSFHASSPPFNSIWNSTTSQLPPPLEEPYHLDVPVTPKVSGKESNSKPSHKRNQSNSSISSAWTKFKHKSTSSSGNADVDNQDSSTPSTSPSSRRMSKLLSKSGMNNLFNPHTHDS is encoded by the coding sequence ATGTCAGCCTCTGTAATAACCACGGTTTTAGCATGTCTGTGGCTTTCCTATAGACTGTATAAGTTTCTCACTATTCCAGTGTCCAGCATTGTCTCCACtttgaaaatcaaaactCCTCCGGCAACAAAGGTCTCCATTGACAAGATCGCCACCGATTCACTGACCATTCATTGGGAGAACGAACCTGTAAAAGTAGAGGGAAATGGAGATGCGGACAGAAACTTCATCTCCCACTATTTATTGTATTTGAACAACACACAGTTGGCCATCTTCCCGAACAACCCGAACTCTCTTTACACGTGCTGCTCCATCACGGGTCTTGAGGCAGAGACCCAGTACCAGGTGGATTTCATAACAATCAATAACAAAGGCTTCATCAACAAGCTTCCCTCCATTTATTGCATGACAAAGGCGAGAGAGGCTAATGAGGCGCTAAAGACTAGAAAGTGGAGAAGAAACACGATCACTTCGTCGTCAGCTATCCAACCCAGCCATTTAAAGGCTGATCTTGCCTCGTTGACTTCGCACTACTCGTCTGTTTCCCTCTCTACTTTTGCCTCCAATATAACCAGTAGCAACACTAATAATAATGGCTCGAATATACCCGCTTATACATCTCTAACTACTTTGAAGGATCTGGATTCGTTTTCTATCGATGacctaaaaaaaattctgatTTGTGCCCAGGAAGATCTACATGATGTTTTGTCCCAACAAACCTTACTTTTGCAAGATTTCCAGGAATCGAAGCTAGAATTAGAGCTTGAACTAGATAACTTGAAAACTCATTGGTCGCATGAGATTGATTTGCGGAAATCCTTGAAATCCAACATCAAGTCTTTGGAGAATTCTAAACTGTTGACTGACCtgaaaattgaaaaactgaacaagaaaattgacAAATCCAAGGAAAAGATATCGAAAATGCGCAATGATATGCAAAATTGGACTCGAGAGGATACAGAACTCCTTTCTAAGGATACAATGAAGGAGAAGTATTTCAAACTGTTAAAAGAATCCAACGCTTCTGTGGCCAAtatcaacaagaaaattgaatCTTCACAAAATGAGATTTCcaaaatagaagaaaataataagaaaTTGAACGCCGCTAGAAAATCATTGATTACTTCCATAGTAGTGAATGCTAATGTTGATAATGAGAAACCTGTTGTTAGTGGAGAATTATCAGCCGTTTTGAGAAAGCTCAACGATTTTACCCTTGAGAAGAATGGGTTCTTGAGTAATTCCGGTGAAGAGTTCTTATCCAAGTTGAATGCGGACTCGTCATTGATTAAACTGATTAAGCAGGAATTAAACATCGATCAAGATTTAGAGGCTAGCTGGAAATTGCAGAGatcaaaattgttgaaaaggATCAGCACTTTAGAGAACCAATTTAATGAAATGAGTCTTGATAATAGGACGTTGAAAACGAAATTAATGGTCCAGCCATACAAGAACAACGGTGATTCGCTTGCCGCCACCAATTCAAATAACTCTGCAGAAAACAACAGAAGTTCTGGGTCGATTCAATTACCACTATCGAACAATATGTCAAGAGCCGGCTCCATAGATATGGTAtccaacaataacaaaagTGTCAGCAACAGTACCGGAGAGACTGCCTCTTCATTAAGGCTACACAATCCGGTATCCTATTCACCCTCAAATAAACCTATACAACCTTCAGGCAGCCTATTGAGTCAGTTGACCCAAGACACTGATAATAGATCTATGCTTTCGAATCACATATCATCGAACAACGAGAGTAAACAACAGCCTTCTTCATATTCGCATGCTCTACCCACAACGGCTATTGCTAatgcaacagcaacagcaacgGCTCCGGCAACTAACGGACACTCAAACTCAAACTTCTGGAATAGTACACAATACGCTCAACCTTCCCATCAACAAGAATCCACAGAACTAGATCAAGCTTTTGAATACGATAATGCAAATCATTTAATTAGTGGCTTGCAGAATATGATTTACGACGAAACAGACTATCCTGATAACATAAGCAATTATTCTAAAGGGTTCACCACCGATGAACTAGACAATTACTGGACTAAGCAGCAACCACAAGCTCGGAACACTAATGAGAATCGCTTTTCTACAACGGGGACACCCATGTCGTCGTATAAGGCTAATCCTGTATTATCACCGTATTCTAGTTCTCATCTTAGACAATCCTCCAATGCCACCAACACGAACACTATGCACCCTCAGAGTCTTCTGGCCGCTACGTTAAATGATCCTTCGTTACAGGGTTTCGTACGCAGTGGTTCATTATACAGTGTTCCTCAACCAGCGAACCCCTTGCAGAACAATATTACTGGAAATGAAACAGAGAATCCTAGTCCTAGAATAGCAAGTGACTTCAATATGATGGTGCCAAACTTGAGTCCGCCACTCTCACACGATGTACCCATCGTTCCAGGAAATAACACTGCTTTAACGCCTTCTCATCCCAATATACTTTCAATGAGTCATCAACCAACAGCAGAAAACAATACGAGGACATCATTCCATGCCTCTTCACCACCTTTCAATTCCATATGGAATTCAACTACGAGTCAATTGCCACCCCCATTAGAGGAACCATACCATTTGGATGTGCCTGTAACTCCAAAAGTTTCTGGCAAGGAATCAAATTCTAAGCCCTCTCATAAAAGAAACCAGAGTAATAGTAGTATATCTTCTGCTTGGACTAAGTTCAAGCATAAGTCTACATCATCGTCAGGTAATGCTGACGTTGATAATCAAGATTCATCAACCCCATCAACAAGTCCAAGTAGTAGAAGAATGTCTAAACTGCTATCCAAGAGTGGCATGAACAACCTGTTCAATCCACACACTCACGACTCATAA